From a region of the bacterium genome:
- a CDS encoding NUDIX domain-containing protein → MKKTVSAGIIIFRRTEDGLKYLLLYAGRGYWNFPKGKIEKAERSWETALREIKEETGLRPSELKFRQNFKAFEKFIFQHEKEKIFRVVILYLAETTQARITISAEEHEGFGWFTFGEAQKVLTKHKDTMEILRRAHRFIAGENKERRHAPQAPMPAIIMGGEEKQ, encoded by the coding sequence ATGAAGAAAACAGTATCGGCGGGTATTATTATTTTCCGGAGGACCGAAGATGGGTTGAAATACCTCCTGCTTTACGCGGGGCGGGGATATTGGAATTTTCCGAAAGGGAAAATTGAGAAAGCGGAGCGGAGCTGGGAAACGGCGTTGCGCGAAATCAAGGAGGAAACCGGTTTGCGGCCGAGCGAGCTGAAATTTCGCCAGAACTTTAAAGCGTTTGAGAAGTTTATTTTTCAACACGAAAAAGAGAAGATTTTTCGCGTGGTGATTTTGTATCTTGCCGAAACAACGCAAGCGCGCATTACTATCAGCGCGGAAGAGCACGAGGGGTTCGGTTGGTTCACGTTCGGCGAGGCGCAGAAGGTGCTTACGAAGCATAAGGATACAATGGAGATTTTGCGGCGGGCGCACCGGTTCATTGCCGGGGAAAATAAGGAGCGGCGACACGCGCCGCAGGCACCTATGCCGGCGATTATTATGGGAGGGGAGGAGAAGCAATAA
- the infC gene encoding translation initiation factor IF-3 — protein MSIQYTRTNNQITAPELRVVGAEGENLGVMKKEDALKLATDQGLDLIEVAPLAKPPVARIMSFDKFRYEESKRIKKQRAMQKTDGMRRVQVGVKTATNDLNIKAKKVNEFLTENGKVEIMLVVRGREKSHKDFALAKLKHFLTLIDPKHKVVAPPKFIMRGIVVHIMKVT, from the coding sequence ATGAGTATTCAATATACACGCACCAACAATCAAATAACCGCTCCGGAACTACGCGTAGTCGGCGCTGAAGGCGAAAATCTCGGCGTCATGAAAAAGGAGGACGCTTTGAAACTCGCGACAGATCAAGGGCTGGACCTTATTGAAGTCGCACCGCTTGCAAAGCCGCCGGTCGCGCGCATCATGAGCTTTGACAAGTTCCGCTACGAGGAGTCCAAGCGCATCAAGAAACAGCGCGCGATGCAGAAAACCGATGGGATGCGTAGAGTGCAGGTTGGCGTGAAAACCGCGACGAACGACCTGAATATTAAAGCGAAAAAGGTGAATGAATTCCTGACGGAAAACGGCAAAGTGGAAATTATGCTTGTCGTCCGCGGCAGAGAAAAATCGCATAAGGACTTCGCGCTCGCCAAACTCAAACACTTCTTAACCCTCATTGATCCGAAGCATAAAGTTGTCGCCCCGCCGAAGTTCATCATGCGCGGCATCGTGGTGCATATCATGAAGGTCACCTAA
- a CDS encoding MFS transporter, whose protein sequence is MRFGLSFNFNISRFIKRFILADVFLWAGWGFLDPIFSVFIVRNIAGATLVTVGIAVAIYWIFKSVLQIPIALFLDKTDGERDDFYALILSLIVIGVSAFGFSLATSVWHVYAVQLLKAVGFALYVPSFSSLFAGHLDKKHRSLDYALDSTAVGFAVGTTGLIGGIMATWIGYSSVFIFAGIFALLSAALLLSVPNLVLPPSRRGAVAPILKDRE, encoded by the coding sequence ATGCGGTTTGGTCTTTCCTTTAATTTCAACATCAGCAGGTTCATCAAGCGCTTTATTCTTGCCGATGTATTTTTGTGGGCGGGTTGGGGTTTTTTGGACCCGATATTTTCGGTGTTCATTGTGCGAAATATCGCGGGAGCGACGCTGGTCACCGTGGGTATCGCGGTGGCGATTTATTGGATATTTAAATCGGTACTGCAAATACCTATTGCGTTGTTTCTTGATAAGACGGATGGGGAACGGGATGATTTTTACGCGTTGATTCTTTCTCTTATTGTTATTGGCGTTTCAGCATTCGGATTTTCCTTGGCGACGAGTGTATGGCACGTTTATGCCGTGCAACTGCTGAAGGCAGTCGGGTTCGCGCTCTATGTGCCGTCATTCTCGTCACTCTTCGCCGGACATTTGGACAAAAAACATCGCTCATTGGATTACGCGCTGGATAGTACCGCCGTCGGTTTTGCCGTGGGTACCACGGGATTGATTGGGGGCATCATGGCAACGTGGATCGGCTATAGCTCGGTGTTTATTTTCGCGGGTATTTTCGCGTTACTTTCCGCGGCGTTGTTATTGAGCGTCCCGAATCTTGTATTGCCACCTTCACGCCGAGGAGCTGTCGCACCGATTTTGAAGGATCGCGAGTAA
- the rplT gene encoding 50S ribosomal protein L20, with protein MARVKGGVRAHKQREKVLHYTKGFRWGRKSKKKAAQEALVHAWDHAFHGRKERKRNFRALWQVKMSIASTADGISYSKLIGALKKAKIALNRKMLAHLAEHEPAAWKAVMAKVK; from the coding sequence ATGGCAAGAGTCAAAGGTGGCGTCCGCGCCCACAAACAGCGCGAAAAAGTGCTCCACTACACCAAGGGTTTCCGGTGGGGCAGAAAGTCAAAGAAAAAAGCGGCGCAAGAAGCGCTTGTGCACGCGTGGGACCATGCCTTCCATGGACGCAAAGAACGCAAACGCAATTTCCGCGCGCTCTGGCAGGTGAAGATGTCCATTGCCTCCACTGCAGACGGCATAAGCTACAGCAAGCTCATCGGAGCGCTTAAAAAAGCAAAGATTGCGCTGAATCGCAAAATGCTCGCGCACCTCGCCGAACACGAACCGGCGGCCTGGAAAGCAGTAATGGCAAAAGTCAAATAA
- a CDS encoding O-antigen ligase family protein — MTSAFLYILLFALPFGTRKLLFQFTPGFHEYEAAFLYASDILLVAFLVVAAHAYIQENKKARKQESKADLFPERSRRVTLSLFVLLAGVSVFFAPDKLLASYAFARLTLAVAFAVAVAYVFRRGIVCFDTICTVIAASAVFQSLIAFAQFARQGSSDLWLLGEPALSAHAPGIAKFAVAGGKILRAYGTFPHPNVLGAFLVLGLISLCYLWLRKQEPNVIAKSEATKQPYDNVRLLRLARNDDFFVAGIFIVLLGLVLTFSRTAWLVAIIASIALLLYCFARSELRRRALLLLVVLVASGYTLVAILRPFVFPRARISTTEPSVVARLEYNTLGLSLVREHPLGVGVGNQVLYSVRNGLYQKVGMTKAWQWEPVHNIYLLMASEIGIVGAVALVAFLVSLFLNSKSQARNPKQYQNPNDQNRKPFYILSFRNLNLFRIWDLELSISAIMLVALLLLGLTDHFLWTLQPGRLMLWFVIGIAWGVAKSSKKD; from the coding sequence ATGACTAGCGCTTTTTTGTACATTTTACTTTTTGCGCTGCCATTTGGCACGCGCAAACTTTTGTTTCAGTTTACGCCGGGGTTTCATGAGTACGAGGCGGCGTTTTTGTATGCGAGTGACATTTTACTTGTGGCTTTTTTGGTTGTGGCGGCGCATGCGTATATCCAAGAAAACAAGAAAGCAAGAAAACAAGAAAGCAAGGCAGATTTATTCCCTGAGCGAAGTCGAAGGGTTACATTATCACTTTTCGTTCTGCTCGCGGGCGTTTCCGTGTTTTTTGCGCCGGACAAGTTGCTTGCATCGTATGCTTTTGCGCGGCTCACGTTAGCAGTGGCATTTGCGGTTGCGGTTGCGTATGTGTTTCGTCGGGGAATTGTCTGTTTCGATACTATCTGTACGGTTATTGCTGCGTCCGCGGTGTTTCAGTCGCTCATCGCTTTCGCGCAATTTGCTCGGCAGGGAAGCTCGGACTTGTGGTTGTTGGGTGAGCCCGCGCTTTCGGCGCACGCGCCCGGTATCGCGAAGTTCGCTGTCGCGGGCGGAAAAATTCTTCGCGCGTATGGCACGTTTCCGCATCCGAATGTGCTCGGGGCGTTTTTGGTGCTGGGACTGATAAGCTTGTGTTATCTTTGGCTACGAAAACAGGAACCGAACGTCATCGCGAAGAGTGAAGCGACGAAGCAACCTTACGATAATGTGAGATTGCTTCGCCTTGCTCGCAATGACGACTTTTTTGTTGCCGGAATATTCATCGTTCTCCTCGGGCTTGTTCTGACTTTTTCCCGCACCGCGTGGCTTGTGGCGATCATCGCTTCAATTGCTTTATTGCTGTATTGCTTCGCGCGCAGCGAGCTCCGTCGCCGCGCATTATTGCTTCTCGTCGTTCTAGTGGCTAGTGGCTATACCCTAGTGGCTATCTTACGCCCCTTCGTTTTTCCTCGCGCGCGCATTAGCACGACCGAGCCCTCGGTGGTAGCGCGGTTGGAGTACAATACACTCGGCCTTTCCCTCGTCCGCGAACATCCTCTTGGCGTCGGTGTCGGGAATCAGGTGCTTTATTCCGTGCGCAACGGATTGTATCAAAAAGTGGGAATGACCAAGGCGTGGCAGTGGGAGCCGGTACATAATATTTACTTACTCATGGCGTCGGAGATAGGTATAGTTGGAGCTGTAGCGCTCGTAGCCTTTCTTGTTTCGCTATTTTTAAATTCTAAATCCCAAGCACGAAATCCTAAACAATATCAAAATCCAAATGACCAAAATCGGAAACCGTTTTATATTTTGAGTTTTAGAAATTTGAATTTGTTTAGGATTTGGGATTTAGAACTTAGTATTTCAGCAATAATGCTCGTCGCATTATTACTGCTTGGCCTCACTGACCACTTTTTGTGGACACTTCAGCCGGGTCGGTTGATGCTGTGGTTTGTTATCGGCATTGCGTGGGGAGTTGCAAAATCTTCTAAAAAGGACTAG
- a CDS encoding aldehyde dehydrogenase family protein has product MERADYANLKVTEADHAEIDEAIRAVLWGAKTGPQKPGCLEDRNPANPNAVIARWPQSVSGWRYVSELFVSAAVAQQTWRGVPFRERIAVMRQWAANIEAQLAKFIALMMVEAGKTRGEAKAEACEAVDLIRYYCNLYEEAGGYTVTLKTSVGAKANTMVMRPMGVFAVIAPFNFPMALSVGMCTGALLTGNAVVFKPSLDAPLTGTRLHQAFIDACEHMNNVSLGRDVFACVIASDRDFECGMRESRGYISGLAFTGSKKVGSHLKWALDHSEPAPKIVAELGGKNSCIVTPSASSLEAMGRGVARSAFSYSGQKCSACSVLIVHESLKEKTIASVVKAAEEEFVMGDPREHDVTLGPLINERAYGRYLGVRDELMKSGADVIVPVIRKKSHAPGGYFAEPVIVSGLPANHRLHYEELFMPVLCVRTYARGIREAVEIANSTEYGLTAGLFSFDSGEVAHFLENIDAGVLYVNREAGATTGAWPGEQPFAGWKNSGIVSQFGVCGPNYLLNFVRGQSRTIYA; this is encoded by the coding sequence ATGGAAAGGGCGGATTATGCCAATCTCAAGGTGACCGAGGCAGATCACGCGGAGATTGACGAGGCGATTCGGGCGGTCTTGTGGGGCGCGAAAACCGGGCCTCAGAAGCCGGGGTGTCTCGAAGACCGCAATCCTGCGAATCCGAACGCGGTCATCGCGCGGTGGCCGCAGTCGGTTTCCGGCTGGCGATACGTTTCCGAATTGTTCGTGAGCGCCGCGGTTGCGCAACAGACGTGGCGGGGAGTGCCGTTCCGTGAACGCATCGCCGTCATGCGGCAGTGGGCGGCGAACATTGAGGCGCAGCTCGCTAAGTTCATCGCGTTGATGATGGTGGAGGCGGGGAAGACCCGTGGTGAGGCAAAGGCTGAGGCATGCGAAGCTGTTGACCTCATCCGTTACTACTGCAATCTCTACGAAGAGGCGGGCGGCTACACGGTGACGCTCAAAACGAGCGTGGGAGCGAAGGCAAATACGATGGTGATGCGCCCGATGGGTGTGTTTGCCGTCATCGCGCCGTTCAACTTCCCGATGGCACTCTCGGTTGGCATGTGCACCGGAGCGCTTCTCACGGGCAATGCGGTGGTGTTCAAGCCTTCGCTGGATGCGCCGCTCACGGGAACGCGCTTGCATCAGGCGTTTATTGACGCGTGTGAGCATATGAACAACGTATCTCTCGGCCGGGACGTGTTTGCCTGCGTGATTGCGTCCGATCGTGACTTTGAATGCGGCATGCGTGAGAGTCGGGGATACATTTCCGGGCTTGCGTTTACCGGATCAAAAAAGGTCGGTTCCCATCTGAAGTGGGCACTTGATCATTCTGAGCCTGCGCCGAAGATTGTCGCAGAGCTTGGCGGGAAAAACAGCTGTATCGTGACACCGAGCGCCTCATCTCTCGAGGCGATGGGGCGCGGCGTCGCGCGTTCGGCGTTCAGCTACTCCGGGCAGAAATGCAGCGCATGCTCGGTACTCATCGTCCACGAGTCGCTGAAGGAAAAAACAATTGCCTCGGTGGTCAAAGCGGCCGAGGAGGAGTTCGTGATGGGTGATCCGCGCGAACATGACGTGACACTTGGGCCGCTCATCAATGAGAGGGCGTACGGGCGTTACCTCGGTGTTCGTGATGAGCTCATGAAGAGCGGCGCGGACGTGATTGTCCCGGTAATCCGGAAAAAGTCACATGCGCCGGGCGGTTACTTTGCCGAGCCGGTCATCGTTTCCGGTTTGCCTGCAAATCATCGGCTCCACTACGAGGAACTGTTCATGCCGGTGCTGTGTGTTCGGACGTATGCGAGAGGCATTCGCGAAGCGGTGGAAATCGCAAACTCCACCGAGTACGGACTTACCGCAGGGCTTTTCAGTTTCGATAGTGGGGAAGTGGCGCACTTCCTGGAAAACATAGATGCGGGCGTGCTCTATGTGAACCGCGAGGCGGGTGCTACGACCGGCGCCTGGCCCGGCGAACAGCCTTTTGCCGGATGGAAAAATTCCGGCATCGTGTCTCAGTTCGGCGTGTGCGGCCCGAACTACCTCCTGAATTTTGTGCGGGGACAGAGCCGCACAATCTACGCGTAA
- the polX gene encoding DNA polymerase/3'-5' exonuclease PolX, with translation MTNQEIAKVLREIGEYLDMQGVPFKPRAYEKVAEVVEALDGEISDVYREGGLKAVEDIPGVGLSIAEKIEELLKTGKSKYYEELKKKTPVNLAELSGIQGLGPRKIGALYKELGVTNLAELEAVALAGKIKQLKGFGEKSEQNILQGIAFLKSFGGRKPLGVVLPIARDILRRLEGLKGVERLEVAGSFRRRKETIGDVDILAISDNPKPVMDFFVSMPDVVKVFAHGETKSAIKLQNGLDVDLRVVPKKSYGAALNYFTGSKDHNVALRQLAIKKGYKLNEYGLFQESKKARKQRSKGDGEWIRVAGKTEEEIYEKLGLGYIEPEMREMTGEIAAAEKHGLPKLINYGDLQGDLQTQTSWTDGADSIEQMAEAAIEVGLHYIVVTDHTKRLAMTNGLNEKRLLEQGKEIDELNKKFNKRGFRILKGTECDILADGTMDLSDEALQTLDVVGASVHSLFNLPKSKQTERIIRAMQNPNVDILFHPTGRLIGKRPPYEVDMDAIITVAKETGTVLEIDAFPDRLDLKDEHIRKCVEAGVKMSIDSDAHSATHFYVLEYGIAQARRGWATREDIINAWPVEKMLGMLKGRAKSNEAKKQ, from the coding sequence GTGACCAATCAGGAGATTGCAAAAGTGTTGCGGGAGATCGGTGAATACCTCGATATGCAGGGCGTGCCTTTCAAGCCGCGCGCGTACGAAAAAGTCGCGGAGGTTGTTGAAGCATTGGACGGCGAAATTTCCGACGTGTATCGCGAAGGGGGTTTAAAAGCCGTTGAAGATATTCCGGGCGTGGGGTTATCCATTGCCGAAAAAATCGAGGAGTTATTAAAAACCGGAAAATCGAAGTATTACGAAGAGCTGAAAAAGAAAACACCCGTGAATCTCGCGGAGCTTTCCGGGATTCAGGGTTTAGGGCCGCGGAAGATCGGGGCATTGTACAAGGAACTCGGCGTTACGAATCTCGCGGAGCTTGAAGCTGTTGCCTTGGCCGGAAAAATTAAGCAGTTGAAGGGATTTGGTGAAAAAAGCGAGCAAAACATTTTACAAGGTATCGCATTTCTGAAAAGCTTCGGCGGGCGGAAACCGCTCGGTGTTGTACTCCCTATCGCGCGTGATATTCTGCGGCGCTTAGAAGGCTTGAAGGGTGTGGAACGGCTGGAGGTTGCGGGGTCGTTTCGTCGCCGCAAAGAAACCATTGGCGACGTTGATATTCTCGCGATTTCCGACAACCCGAAACCGGTGATGGATTTTTTCGTTTCAATGCCGGATGTCGTGAAAGTGTTCGCGCACGGGGAAACGAAATCCGCGATTAAATTGCAGAATGGGCTGGATGTGGATTTGCGCGTGGTGCCGAAGAAATCCTATGGCGCGGCGCTGAATTACTTTACCGGTTCTAAAGATCACAATGTCGCGTTGCGCCAGCTCGCTATCAAAAAAGGATACAAGTTGAATGAATATGGGCTGTTTCAAGAAAGCAAAAAAGCAAGAAAACAAAGAAGCAAAGGAGACGGAGAATGGATTCGGGTCGCGGGGAAAACAGAAGAGGAGATTTACGAGAAATTGGGCTTGGGCTACATTGAGCCCGAGATGCGGGAGATGACGGGGGAGATAGCGGCTGCGGAAAAGCATGGACTGCCCAAGCTTATCAACTACGGTGACCTTCAGGGCGATCTCCAGACGCAGACGAGCTGGACCGATGGCGCGGATTCCATTGAGCAAATGGCGGAAGCGGCCATAGAGGTAGGTTTGCATTATATTGTTGTTACAGACCACACCAAACGGCTTGCGATGACTAATGGTTTAAACGAAAAACGTCTTTTGGAACAAGGAAAGGAAATTGACGAGCTGAATAAAAAGTTCAACAAAAGAGGATTCCGGATTTTGAAGGGTACAGAGTGCGATATTTTAGCGGACGGTACTATGGATCTTTCCGATGAGGCATTACAAACGCTCGATGTCGTGGGCGCCTCGGTACATTCGCTGTTTAATTTGCCGAAATCAAAACAAACCGAGCGTATCATCCGCGCGATGCAAAACCCGAACGTGGACATTTTGTTCCATCCCACTGGGCGGCTCATCGGCAAGCGGCCTCCGTATGAGGTTGATATGGACGCGATTATTACGGTGGCGAAAGAAACGGGAACCGTCCTGGAAATTGACGCGTTTCCGGATAGGTTGGACTTGAAGGATGAACATATCCGGAAGTGCGTTGAAGCTGGCGTAAAAATGTCTATTGATTCCGATGCCCACTCAGCCACGCATTTTTATGTGCTGGAGTATGGCATCGCGCAGGCGCGGCGCGGCTGGGCGACTCGTGAAGACATCATCAATGCTTGGCCGGTTGAGAAAATGCTTGGTATGCTGAAAGGACGCGCAAAAAGCAATGAAGCAAAGAAGCAATAA
- a CDS encoding ATP-dependent Clp protease ATP-binding subunit has protein sequence MDNTTQRFYFSDPRLAMGEAGRFLVRFISFSAYGIGVAGTIALLLSDVPRLNGLGYLAALFFADRLLHYGQAERQFIRIPKGRVNIADYIAPASFGVLESALRRVSVFSGHFYLLMFQQLLLRKDIRAAVSRMDISADELAAKVDEWIKKKSLAVREETAALQLEALAREAFIVALRNESFDVTPRDLFAALGAIPDTELKNLLDLFNVAPADFEHAAIFSRFHRAFARLRRMPATLTGLAHGPYNVRHRVMNRAWTARPTPMLDSYSEDLTDLARLEQVGFLVGHKNEYEQMVDVLSRPTHSNVLLIGEPGVGKSTMIAHLAFEMAKDRVPAPLFDKRLVSLDIGRLTAGADPATLRARVQRIIDEVIRAGNVVLLIEDIHNLVKTSGAEGMNIADILIPAIQGDAFSAIGVTYPKEFKQYIEPQSGFSSSFEHVRVAEISEDDATKILAYQSILFERQYRAVISFGAIKKAVSVAHRYLRQRPLPSSAEGLLKEAIADASQRGDKLVNAEDVVAVAERKINVPLHAAGEKESEQLLNLEELIHKKLVDQEEAVTAVSRALREYRSGLSRKGGPIATFLFVGPTGVGKTELSKILTKIQFGSSEAMVRFDMTEYQDKQSFFRFIGSPDGAVSGALTDAILQKPFSLVLLDEFEKAHPDILNLFLQVFDDGRLTDNLSRTVDFQNTIIIATSNAHSEFIKTSLEAGQHINDITVELKKKLTDYFRPELLNRFSGIIVFKTLSPDDIKKIAAFNLADLVATIKEAQAIDVRFTDAAVSEIARQGYDPVFGARPLRGVISNKLRSVFAEKILRKEIVRGQTVTVDAKDGEFTFHAPV, from the coding sequence ATGGATAACACGACACAGCGGTTTTATTTTTCCGATCCGCGACTTGCGATGGGCGAAGCCGGCAGGTTTTTGGTCCGGTTTATTTCCTTCTCCGCGTATGGCATCGGCGTTGCCGGAACGATTGCGTTGTTGCTCTCGGATGTGCCGCGCTTGAATGGTCTCGGTTACCTTGCGGCGCTTTTCTTCGCCGACCGACTGCTCCATTACGGACAGGCTGAGCGGCAATTTATCCGCATCCCTAAAGGACGCGTAAATATTGCGGACTATATCGCCCCGGCGTCGTTCGGTGTTTTGGAATCCGCCCTGCGACGAGTCAGCGTTTTTTCCGGGCATTTTTATTTGCTCATGTTTCAGCAATTGCTGTTGCGGAAGGATATCCGCGCGGCAGTTTCGCGTATGGATATTTCCGCGGACGAGCTTGCCGCAAAAGTTGACGAGTGGATAAAGAAAAAATCTCTGGCGGTTCGTGAGGAGACGGCAGCGCTTCAATTGGAGGCGCTCGCGCGAGAGGCGTTTATTGTGGCGCTCCGGAACGAAAGCTTTGACGTTACTCCGAGAGATCTTTTCGCGGCATTAGGCGCCATTCCCGACACCGAGCTTAAAAATCTGCTTGACCTTTTCAATGTCGCGCCAGCTGACTTTGAACACGCGGCGATTTTCAGCCGGTTCCACCGCGCGTTTGCCCGTTTGCGTCGCATGCCAGCGACCTTAACCGGCCTCGCGCACGGGCCATACAATGTGCGGCATCGCGTGATGAATCGCGCCTGGACTGCCAGGCCAACGCCGATGCTTGATAGCTACAGCGAAGATTTAACCGACCTCGCGCGTTTGGAGCAGGTAGGGTTTCTCGTTGGCCACAAGAATGAATATGAGCAAATGGTGGACGTGCTCTCGCGCCCGACGCATTCGAACGTGCTCTTAATTGGCGAGCCGGGCGTTGGGAAGTCCACTATGATTGCGCATCTGGCGTTTGAAATGGCAAAAGACCGCGTGCCGGCACCGCTTTTTGACAAGCGGCTGGTGTCGCTGGACATCGGGCGGCTCACTGCGGGCGCCGATCCCGCAACGCTCCGCGCGCGGGTGCAGAGGATTATTGATGAGGTCATACGGGCGGGAAACGTGGTGTTGCTCATTGAAGACATTCACAACCTCGTGAAAACGTCCGGCGCCGAAGGCATGAATATCGCCGACATTCTTATTCCCGCAATTCAAGGCGACGCATTTTCGGCAATCGGAGTGACATATCCCAAAGAGTTTAAGCAATACATTGAACCGCAAAGCGGATTTTCATCATCATTTGAACATGTCCGCGTCGCGGAAATCAGCGAAGACGACGCGACAAAAATTTTGGCGTACCAATCCATTCTTTTTGAGCGGCAGTATCGCGCGGTCATCAGCTTTGGCGCGATCAAAAAAGCGGTCAGCGTCGCGCACCGCTATCTGCGCCAGCGACCGCTGCCATCAAGCGCCGAAGGGCTGCTCAAAGAGGCGATTGCGGATGCATCACAACGCGGGGACAAACTTGTGAACGCCGAGGATGTCGTTGCGGTTGCCGAGCGGAAGATTAACGTGCCGCTTCATGCCGCGGGTGAAAAAGAGTCGGAGCAGTTGTTGAATCTTGAGGAGCTCATTCATAAAAAACTTGTGGATCAGGAGGAGGCCGTGACGGCGGTGTCGCGCGCGCTTCGCGAATACCGCAGCGGCTTGTCGCGTAAAGGCGGTCCCATCGCCACATTCCTTTTTGTGGGACCGACCGGTGTCGGTAAAACCGAGTTGTCAAAGATCCTCACAAAAATCCAATTCGGCTCATCTGAGGCAATGGTGCGCTTTGATATGACGGAGTATCAGGACAAACAGAGTTTCTTTCGGTTTATCGGATCTCCTGACGGCGCGGTTTCAGGGGCATTAACCGACGCGATTTTGCAAAAGCCGTTCAGCTTGGTGCTGCTCGATGAGTTTGAGAAGGCGCATCCGGACATTTTGAATTTGTTTTTGCAGGTGTTTGACGATGGCCGCTTGACCGACAATTTGAGCCGCACCGTGGATTTCCAGAATACCATCATCATCGCAACCTCTAATGCGCATTCGGAGTTTATTAAAACATCGCTGGAGGCGGGACAACATATTAACGATATCACCGTGGAGCTCAAGAAAAAACTCACCGACTACTTCCGTCCGGAGCTTTTAAACAGATTTTCTGGTATTATTGTGTTTAAGACGCTGTCGCCGGATGATATTAAGAAAATTGCAGCTTTTAATCTTGCGGATCTCGTCGCAACCATCAAAGAAGCGCAAGCGATTGATGTGCGGTTTACTGATGCGGCGGTTTCGGAAATCGCGCGGCAGGGCTATGATCCGGTGTTCGGCGCGCGTCCATTGCGTGGCGTCATCTCCAACAAATTGCGCAGTGTGTTTGCCGAAAAAATTCTTCGGAAAGAAATCGTGAGAGGGCAAACGGTCACGGTTGACGCGAAGGACGGGGAGTTTACATTTCACGCGCCAGTGTAG
- a CDS encoding endonuclease Q family protein: MRIVADLHIHSKYSRAVSSMMLPETLDAWADDKGITVMGTGDFTHPLWLKELKQKLEPAEPGLFALKKQFKQKTLKGTLATATRFLFTAEISCIYSRAGRTRRVHHLIFAPDFATVEKINTVLGRIGNLKSDGRPIIGIDSEDLLKIVLECSPSTGSGHNGAVLVPAHIWTPWFSVFGSMSGFDSLDECFGDYAKHIFAVETGLSSDPPMNWRLSSLDNVALISNSDSHSLQRIGREANVFDCALSYGGIIGAIKNGIPSAPRHPDPPAGGEGSRARREILRSAQNDIGGKFLGTIEFFPEEGRYHYDGHRLCGIAWTPEQTKKHKGICTKCGQKVTVGVLHRVAGLADRKDGYRDARRPPYWSAVPLDEVIGEALNVGPKSKAVQKEYQKLIIALGSELVVSLDASPTQIAAATRPEIAEGIERMRAGKVSITPGYDGEYGVVKMFNVKDRKRHG, translated from the coding sequence ATGCGCATCGTTGCCGATTTACACATTCACTCCAAGTATTCCCGCGCGGTGTCGTCGATGATGCTTCCTGAAACGCTTGACGCATGGGCGGACGACAAGGGCATCACGGTCATGGGGACGGGGGATTTTACGCATCCGTTGTGGCTTAAAGAGTTGAAGCAGAAACTTGAGCCAGCGGAGCCGGGACTTTTTGCGTTAAAAAAACAATTCAAACAAAAGACGCTGAAGGGGACGCTGGCGACCGCGACGCGATTCCTGTTCACCGCTGAAATTTCGTGTATTTACTCGCGCGCCGGCAGGACGCGGCGGGTGCACCACCTCATTTTCGCTCCGGACTTTGCCACGGTTGAAAAAATAAATACCGTGCTGGGGCGCATCGGTAATCTGAAATCCGACGGACGTCCGATAATCGGCATTGATTCCGAGGACTTATTAAAAATTGTGCTTGAATGTAGCCCTTCGACGGGCTCAGGGCATAACGGCGCAGTACTTGTGCCCGCGCATATCTGGACCCCGTGGTTTTCCGTGTTCGGCTCCATGTCGGGGTTTGATTCATTGGACGAATGTTTTGGCGACTACGCAAAGCATATTTTTGCCGTTGAAACAGGGTTGTCGTCCGACCCGCCGATGAACTGGAGATTGTCTTCTTTGGATAACGTTGCCTTGATCTCCAACTCCGATTCGCACAGCTTACAGCGCATCGGGCGCGAGGCGAATGTGTTTGATTGTGCGTTGTCATACGGCGGTATTATAGGAGCAATTAAAAACGGAATCCCGTCAGCGCCCCGTCATCCTGATCCGCCAGCGGGCGGAGAAGGATCTCGCGCGCGTCGGGAGATTCTTCGCTCCGCTCAGAATGACATAGGGGGTAAGTTTCTCGGCACCATTGAATTTTTTCCGGAAGAGGGACGTTACCACTACGATGGGCATCGGTTATGCGGCATTGCTTGGACTCCAGAGCAAACAAAAAAACATAAGGGAATCTGTACGAAATGCGGGCAGAAAGTAACGGTCGGGGTTTTGCATCGCGTTGCGGGGCTTGCCGACCGAAAGGATGGGTATCGCGACGCACGCCGTCCGCCATATTGGAGCGCGGTGCCGCTGGATGAAGTCATCGGCGAAGCGCTGAATGTTGGTCCAAAGAGTAAAGCCGTACAGAAGGAATATCAAAAACTTATCATTGCGCTTGGGTCAGAATTGGTTGTGAGTTTAGATGCGTCGCCCACGCAGATCGCCGCCGCGACGCGGCCGGAAATTGCCGAAGGCATTGAACGTATGCGCGCCGGCAAAGTTTCCATCACTCCGGGTTATGACGGTGAATACGGTGTCGTCAAGATGTTCAACGTTAAGGATCGCAAACGGCACGGGTGA